Proteins encoded by one window of Nasonia vitripennis strain AsymCx chromosome 5, Nvit_psr_1.1, whole genome shotgun sequence:
- the LOC100679947 gene encoding CDGSH iron-sulfur domain-containing protein 3, mitochondrial, whose product MSYYVLRSKLAGLSRISYLRCRTVNQYSTKSKDNGAEVPVNPLAKVYSATYQKENGAIYDKKPHKFFCEEGKVYNWCLCGHSKNQPFCDGTHNNIFLKIKIRPIKFTVTKSKNYWLCNCKQTRNRPFCDGTHKREDIAGKKNY is encoded by the exons ATGAGTTACTATGTATTGAGAAGTAAATTGGCTGGATTAAGCAGAATCTCCTATTTACGATGTCGTACG GTTAATCAATATTCCACTAAGTCGAAGGACAATGGAGCAGAAGTTCCTGTGAACCCTTTGGCTAAAGTTTATTCAGCTACGTATCAAAAAGAAAATGGTGCTATTTACGATAAAAAACCTCACAAATTTTTTTGTGAAGAGGGAAAAGTTTACAATTGGTGTTTATGTGGACACAGTAAAAATCAACCCTTCTGCGATGGAACTCATAACAATATATTCTTGAAGATTAAGATACGACCGATTAAGTTCACAGTAACAAAATCTAAGAACTACTGGCTCTGCAACTGCAAACAAACCCGTAACAGACCATTCTGCGATGGTACTCACAAAAGGGAGGATATAGcaggaaagaaaaattattaa